Proteins co-encoded in one Marmota flaviventris isolate mMarFla1 chromosome 9, mMarFla1.hap1, whole genome shotgun sequence genomic window:
- the Tmem126b gene encoding complex I assembly factor TMEM126B, mitochondrial, with protein MAAHRRQAGADPKGSGAAPVGDGEAPEDIKMAIYMHGQPSLSLGDAKLRRPMVIDIIERKFEYLRKEKTLNVPGMVFLGTTASFFGIFANFIFRYCFKVKYDALKTYAPLTALPFLSTIVTYKFLVTDALYSGNISKENCVLRSSLVGIACGILYPSALAFSKNGRLAVKYHTVPMPPKGRVLLHWLLLCQTEMKVMAIPLVFQTAFGILIGLQHYGMFEKTVQED; from the exons ATGGCGGCGCACAGGCGACAGGCTGGGGCTGACCCGAAAGGTTCAGGTGCTGCGCCGGTGGGAGACGGAGAAGCGCCCGAG GACATCAAGATGGCAATTTATATGCATGGTCAGCCCAGTCTTTCTCTAGGAGATGCAAAACTCAGAAGACCAATGGTCATCGACATCATAGAAAGAAAATTCGAGTACcttagaaaagaaaa GACCTTAAATGTACCTGGAATGGTATTCCTTGGGACAACAGCTAGtttctttggaatatttgcaaACTTCATTTTCAGATACTGCTTCAAGGTTAAATATGATGCTTTGAAGACATACGCACCATTGACTGCACTTCCATTTTTATCCACTATAGTTACTTATAAGTTCCTTGTAACTGATGCTTTGTATTCAG GTAATATAAGCAAGGAAAATTGTGTTCTGAGAAGTTCACTGGTTGGCATAGCATGTGGTATTTTATATCCCAGTGCATTAGCTTTTTCTAAAAATGGACGTCTAGCAGTCAA gtatCATACTGTTCCAATGCCACCAAAAGGAAGAGTTTTATTACATTGGTTACTACTTTGTCAAACAGAGATGAAAGTAATGGCAATTCCCCTAGTCTTTCAGACAGCATTTGGAATACTTATTGGCCTACAGCACTATGGAATGTTTGAGAAAACTGTACAAGAAGATTAA